GAGGTGGACTTCAGTTTCTTGACATCATTTCTGTATtcaaaagcttttaattttttcgTGACCGTATTGAGTGGGTTTAAACGAAATTAACATGGCTCCGACGAACCGTCCGGCTCCTGTGGAAGTCACATACAGGAACATGAGATTCCTTATTACACACAACCCAACCACTGCAACCTTAAACAGGTTTATAGAGGAACTTAAGAAATACGGAGTTACCACAATAGTGAGAGTGTGTGAAGCGACTTACGACACCGCCCTCATGGAGAAAGAAGGTATCCAGGTTCTGGATTGGCCTTTTGATGATGGATCATCTCCTTCCAATCAGATTGTTGATGACTGGTTAAGTCTTGTAAACATTAAATTCCGTGAGGAACCTGGTTGTTGTATTGCTGTCCACTGTGTTGCGGGTCTTGGGAGAACCCCAGTGCTTGTTGCCCTAGCGTTAATTGAAAGTggaatgaaaaatgaagatgCAGTGCAGTTTATTAGACAAAAGCGGCGTGGAGCTTTTAACAGCAAACAACTTTTGTATTTGGAGAAATACCGTTCTAAAATGCGGCTGCGCTTCAAAGACTCCAGTGGTCACAGAAACAACTGTTGCATTCAATAAAACTTAGCTGCCTGATGCTATTGCCTTGGAAGTGGAACTTGAGACTGGACCTAATTTTTCAGATCTATTAGCCAACATCTTAGTGAGTAAGTCTAATGAAGCTCCCATAGGAATGTTGAAAAGCCACAAGCTTGACAGAATTTCCACTTCTGTTTTGCTTACTATTTATTATCCTATGCcaaaaaacaatatataaaaagtatAGTGAGATTAGATGCCAAGATACCCAGTacaatatgtgtttatttttagtatCATACAGAATTAAAATCCCAAGAACTGTGAACAGTACTCTAGACCTTACATCATTTATTCTTTAAGTCCTTTGAAACATTATAATAGGGCTTGTATGGATATTTGCCTGTTCCTTTACATTCACTACCACACAAGTATACTGGTTTGTGCAACAAGTGATTTTGTTGGATTCTTATCAAGTCTTATGCTGATTATTTAGTCTTTCTATAAGTTCCTGTTAGGAAAAACTTTATTTTGAGAAATTAACCTCTGGTTTAAAGTTCATGCAAAATTCTCGTTGTGCAAGAAACACACATGTTTAATGTCATCAGACAAAAAAAGTCTTACCTTTGGGGTGCAACTTAAGAGGGGAGGCAGAATGGGAGGAAGCTATGAAATATTTAGAGTAAAACACCTCTATCTTATATGGGATATAAAATAGGCCCTTTAATTTAGTGAACATtttcttgaaaggtagagatcttCGTCTTTTTAGCTGAAACAGTTTTTAGACACAAAATTTCTGAAAATCTTGTAATACTTCTTACCTATTGGaagttgcatatttttatttgaaatgtgacattttttcctttgtctttctaAGCAAAAAAGAGTGGGTTTTACCTAATGAAATGATCAGATATTTGCTATTGTATATGCTTTTTGAAATGCGCATCTTAATATTGGGATACCTGATAATTTTACTATGAAATTgataaaattgatatttattaattttttaaaaagatttatttatttattttgaaagtcagatttacagagagagagaaggagacacataaagagagagagagaggtcttccattcgctggttcactccccaattgcctgcaatggccagagctgcgctgatccgaagctaggagccaggagcttcttccaggtcttttagACTCGCTTAATCTCATAGTGTTTAGGAGACAAAGTTCTGCTAGAGAAACAGTTTCCAATTTCTACACATCCCTACCAAAACATAATTTTCAGTAGAGCCATCTGGTGAGTGTGAAGTGGGTTCCCATCgtggttttaattttcacatgactaattatttaaagtatcttttcatgtgcttattagcCATTCACATATGTTTTGTGCATATTAAAACTTTggctttaattttattgaattgtgtatttatatattcCGGAACCAattcctttatcagatatataatttgcaaatatttcctcataCTCCACTGCTTGTCTGTTCCCcccttaattatatattttaaagcacaaattttaaatttttatgaagtggaatttatctttttttcttttatgaatcaTGCTTTTAATACTGTATCTAAGAACTCTCCTCAACCCAAATCACAAATATTCTTgctgtattttcttctagaaattttacagtTTAGCTTTTCTACTTAAGTCTGTGATCCATTTAGAGATCATTTCTGTGTATAGTGTAAAttatctgtgttctttttttaagatttattttcatttgaagtacaggatgagagagaaagagagagagagagagagagagagagaaagaaaacgagtgagaaagattttccatccacttgttcatttcctaaatggatgcaatggccagggttgggccagtagcctgaagcttcttctgggtctcccaaggggtggtggggatccagggacttgggcgtcttttgctgctttcccaggcacatgaataggagctggaacagaagtggaacagctgtactcagactggcgcccatatggcatgccagcactgcagacagctccacagcaccagccgcgatctgtgttctttttttaaaaaaatttggataTCCAGTTGTTCCTGCACTATCCTTTCCCTCACTGAATTATCTTGGTTGTTTTGGTAAAAAAGAATCACTTTACCATAAATGTAAGAACTGATTTGTtaacttttctgtttcatttttctgtatgACCACAGTCTTGATCATTGTATATCTATAGTAAGGTTTTGAAATTGAGTAgtcctttttttaagttttaaacatCCTTCtgcttatttaaaaacattttaataatttgtttatttatttgaaaatcagggttacagagagaggaagagatagagactttccatctactggtcactcctcagatggccttaacgtccagggctgggccaggctgaagtcaggagtcatgagcttcatccaagtctctcacaaaggtggtaggggcccaaacacttgggtcatcttctgctgctttcccaggccatcaacagggagctcgattgggagtggagcaaccgggactttactggcatgcatatgggattcTGATATCCTAGGCTATGGCCCAAACACTCTTCATTTtaaagttgttcttttttttatgtttgctaTTCTAGGTTCTTTGAATTTCTACATAAATTTTAGGAATAGTTTGTCGATTTCTACCCTCCACAAAAGGCCTACGGGTATGGCATTGGATGGGGTTGACTTTATAGATCAATTTGAGGGGAATTACAGTCTTGACAATATTGAGTCTTCAAACCCATGAACATTGAATATTTATTTCGATCTCTAATTTTTATCACAATGTTTTGTGGTTTCCATTGTGCAAgatttacatttctttatttctgtatatttttttctttttgaaactaGGATGAATGAAATCATTTATTTTGGGAACTGTTTCCTGCTAGCATGTAGAAATGTGACTGAGTTTTATACATTGACCTTATATCTAGTGATCTTTATATATTCACTTATTAGTTCTaatagagacaaagaagggtggAATGTCT
This window of the Lepus europaeus isolate LE1 chromosome 7, mLepTim1.pri, whole genome shotgun sequence genome carries:
- the LOC133764611 gene encoding protein tyrosine phosphatase type IVA 1-like isoform X1, coding for MAPTNRPAPVEVTYRNMRFLITHNPTTATLNRFIEELKKYGVTTIVRVCEATYDTALMEKEGIQVLDWPFDDGSSPSNQIVDDWLSLVNIKFREEPGCCIAVHCVAGLGRTPVLVALALIESGMKNEDAVQFIRQKRRGAFNSKQLLYLEKYRSKMRLRFKDSSGHRNNCCIQ
- the LOC133764611 gene encoding protein tyrosine phosphatase type IVA 1-like isoform X2, yielding MAPTNRPAPVEVTYRNMRFLITHNPTTATLNRFIEELKKYGVTTIVRVCEATYDTALMEKEGIQVLDWPFDDGSSPSNQIVDDWLSLVNIKFREEPGCCIAVHCVAGLGRTPFIRQKRRGAFNSKQLLYLEKYRSKMRLRFKDSSGHRNNCCIQ